In the genome of Manis javanica isolate MJ-LG chromosome 17, MJ_LKY, whole genome shotgun sequence, one region contains:
- the DMPK gene encoding myotonin-protein kinase isoform X10, with the protein MVLPARHVSRGTAEATPAAGAGPWLPGAGAPARPSPGRPPGAGRLRPGPGQVRGRLLAVGPNTFSQSVVQEPLASKPGVEPIAARLKEARLQRNDFEILKVIGRGAFSEVAVVKMKQTGQVYAMKIMNKWDMLKRGEVSCFREERDVLVNGDRRWITQLHFAFQDENYLYLVMEYYVGGDLLTLLSKFEERIPAEMARFYLAEIVMAIDSVHQLGYVHRDIKPDNILLDRCGHIRLADFGSCLKLRADGTVRSLVAVGTPDYLSPEILQAVGGGPGTGSYGPECDWWALGVFAYEMFYGQTPFYADSTAETYGKIVHYKDHLSLPVVDAGVPEEARDLIQRLLCPPEMRLGQGGAGDFQKHPFFFGLDWEGVRDSVPPFTPDFEGATDTCNFDVVEDGLTAMVSGGGETLSDMQEGMPLGVHLPFVGYSYSCMALRDDEVPGPRPMELEAEQLPEPPEQAPRPELPVPLPEETAEAAVSEALPEAAEAEAEVTLRELEEALEKEVLTRQSLSRELETIRTANQNFASQLREAEARNRDLEAHVRQLQERMQLLQAEGAAAVTGVPSPRATDPPSHLDGPPAVALGQCPLVGPGPMHRRHLLLPARDPRLGVSEARSLLLFAAALARAAALGCSGLVAYVGHLTQLWRLPGAAFAP; encoded by the exons CCCCAATACATTTTCCCAAAGTGTGGTCCAGGAGCCACTTGCATCTAAACCTGGAG TGGAGCCCATCGCGGCGAGGCTTAAGGAGGCCAGACTACAGAGGAATGACTTCGAGATTCTAAAGGTGATCGGGCGCGGAGCGTTCAGCGAG GTAGCGGTGGTGAAGATGAAGCAGACAGGCCAAGTGTACGCCATGAAGATCATGAATAAGTGGGACATGCTGAAGAGAGGCGAG GTGTCGTGCTTCCGCGAAGAAAGGGATGTGTTGGTGAACGGGGACCGGCGCTGGATCACGCAGCTTCACTTCGCCTTCCAGGATGAGAACTACCTG TACCTGGTCATGGAGTACTACGTGGGCGGGGACCTGCTAACGCTGCTGAGCAAGTTTGAGGAGCGGATCCCGGCCGAGATGGCGCGTTTCTACCTGGCCGAGATTGTCATGGCCATAGACTCGGTGCACCAGTTGGGCTATGTGCACAG GGACATCAAACCGGACAATATTCTGCTGGACCGCTGTGGCCACATCCGCTTGGCCGACTTTGGTTCCTGCCTCAAGTTGAGGGCAGATGGAACG GTGCGGTCGCTGGTGGCAGTGGGTACCCCGGACTACTTGTCCCCTGAGATTCTGCAGGCCGTGGGCGGCGGACCCGGGACAGGCAGCTACGGGCCTGAGTGTGACTGGTGGGCGCTGGGCGTGTTTGCCTATGAAATGTTCTACGGCCAGACGCCCTTCTACGCAGACTCCACTGCCGAGACTTATGGGAAGATAGTGCACTACAAG GATCATCTGTCTCTACCGGTGGTGGATGCAGGGGTCCCAGAGGAGGCTCGCGACCTCATCCAGAGGCTACTCTGTCCCCCGGAGATGCGGCTGGGCCAGGGTGGAGCAGGCGATTTCCAGAAGCATCCTTTCTTCTTTGGCCTCGACTGGGAGGGTGTTCGTGACAGCGTGCCCCCCTTTACGCCAGATTTTGAGGGTGCCACTGACACGTGCAACTTCGATGTGGTGGAGGACGGGCTCACTGCCATGGTGAGCGGGGGCGGG GAGACACTGTCAGACATGCAGGAAGGCATGCCGCTGGGAGTCCACCTGCCATTCGTGGGCTACTCCTACTCCTGCATGGCCCTCAG GGATGATGAggtcccaggccccaggcccatgGAACTGGAGGCCGAGCAATTGCCTGAGCCACCCGAGCAAGCACCCAGGCCAGAGCTCCCCGTGCCCCTACCAGAGGAGACT GCCGAAGCAGCAGTTTCGGAGGCTTTGCCTGAGGCAGCAGAAGCCGAGGCCGAGGTGACGCTGCGAGAGCTCGAGGAGGCCCTGGAGAAGGAGGTGCTTACCCGGCAGAGCCTGAGCCGGGAGCTGGAGACCATCCGTACGGCCAACCAGAACTTCGCCAG TCAACTCCGCGAGGCCGAGGCCCGGAATCGAGACCTGGAGGCGCACGTCCGACAGCTCCAGGAGCGGATGCAGTTGCTGCAGGCTGAAGGGGCCGCAG cTGTCACGGGGGTCCCCAGTCCCCGGGCTACGGATCCACCTTCCCAT CTAGATGGCCCCCCGGCCGTGGCTCTGGGCCAGTGCCCGCTGGTGGGGCCAGGCCCCATGCACCGCCGCCACCTGCTGCTCCCTGCCAGG GACCCTAGGCTTGGCGTATCGGAGGCGCGTTCCCTGCTCTTGTTCGCCGCTGCTCTGGCTCGTGCCGCCGCCTTGGGCTGCTCTGGGTTGGTGGCCTACGTCGGCCACCTCACCCAACTCTGGCGCCTCCCGGGAGCCGCCTTCGCCCCCTGA
- the DMPK gene encoding myotonin-protein kinase isoform X9, with protein MVLPARHVSRGTAEATPAAGAGPWLPGAGAPARPSPGRPPGAGRLRPGPGQVRGRLLAVGPNTFSQSVVQEPLASKPGVEPIAARLKEARLQRNDFEILKVIGRGAFSEVAVVKMKQTGQVYAMKIMNKWDMLKRGEVSCFREERDVLVNGDRRWITQLHFAFQDENYLYLVMEYYVGGDLLTLLSKFEERIPAEMARFYLAEIVMAIDSVHQLGYVHRDIKPDNILLDRCGHIRLADFGSCLKLRADGTVRSLVAVGTPDYLSPEILQAVGGGPGTGSYGPECDWWALGVFAYEMFYGQTPFYADSTAETYGKIVHYKDHLSLPVVDAGVPEEARDLIQRLLCPPEMRLGQGGAGDFQKHPFFFGLDWEGVRDSVPPFTPDFEGATDTCNFDVVEDGLTAMVSGGGETLSDMQEGMPLGVHLPFVGYSYSCMALRDDEVPGPRPMELEAEQLPEPPEQAPRPELPVPLPEETAEAAVSEALPEAAEAEAEVTLRELEEALEKEVLTRQSLSRELETIRTANQNFASQLREAEARNRDLEAHVRQLQERMQLLQAEGAAAVTGVPSPRATDPPSHMAPRPWLWASARWWGQAPCTAATCCSLPGTLGLAYRRRVPCSCSPLLWLVPPPWAALGWWPTSATSPNSGASREPPSPPEP; from the exons CCCCAATACATTTTCCCAAAGTGTGGTCCAGGAGCCACTTGCATCTAAACCTGGAG TGGAGCCCATCGCGGCGAGGCTTAAGGAGGCCAGACTACAGAGGAATGACTTCGAGATTCTAAAGGTGATCGGGCGCGGAGCGTTCAGCGAG GTAGCGGTGGTGAAGATGAAGCAGACAGGCCAAGTGTACGCCATGAAGATCATGAATAAGTGGGACATGCTGAAGAGAGGCGAG GTGTCGTGCTTCCGCGAAGAAAGGGATGTGTTGGTGAACGGGGACCGGCGCTGGATCACGCAGCTTCACTTCGCCTTCCAGGATGAGAACTACCTG TACCTGGTCATGGAGTACTACGTGGGCGGGGACCTGCTAACGCTGCTGAGCAAGTTTGAGGAGCGGATCCCGGCCGAGATGGCGCGTTTCTACCTGGCCGAGATTGTCATGGCCATAGACTCGGTGCACCAGTTGGGCTATGTGCACAG GGACATCAAACCGGACAATATTCTGCTGGACCGCTGTGGCCACATCCGCTTGGCCGACTTTGGTTCCTGCCTCAAGTTGAGGGCAGATGGAACG GTGCGGTCGCTGGTGGCAGTGGGTACCCCGGACTACTTGTCCCCTGAGATTCTGCAGGCCGTGGGCGGCGGACCCGGGACAGGCAGCTACGGGCCTGAGTGTGACTGGTGGGCGCTGGGCGTGTTTGCCTATGAAATGTTCTACGGCCAGACGCCCTTCTACGCAGACTCCACTGCCGAGACTTATGGGAAGATAGTGCACTACAAG GATCATCTGTCTCTACCGGTGGTGGATGCAGGGGTCCCAGAGGAGGCTCGCGACCTCATCCAGAGGCTACTCTGTCCCCCGGAGATGCGGCTGGGCCAGGGTGGAGCAGGCGATTTCCAGAAGCATCCTTTCTTCTTTGGCCTCGACTGGGAGGGTGTTCGTGACAGCGTGCCCCCCTTTACGCCAGATTTTGAGGGTGCCACTGACACGTGCAACTTCGATGTGGTGGAGGACGGGCTCACTGCCATGGTGAGCGGGGGCGGG GAGACACTGTCAGACATGCAGGAAGGCATGCCGCTGGGAGTCCACCTGCCATTCGTGGGCTACTCCTACTCCTGCATGGCCCTCAG GGATGATGAggtcccaggccccaggcccatgGAACTGGAGGCCGAGCAATTGCCTGAGCCACCCGAGCAAGCACCCAGGCCAGAGCTCCCCGTGCCCCTACCAGAGGAGACT GCCGAAGCAGCAGTTTCGGAGGCTTTGCCTGAGGCAGCAGAAGCCGAGGCCGAGGTGACGCTGCGAGAGCTCGAGGAGGCCCTGGAGAAGGAGGTGCTTACCCGGCAGAGCCTGAGCCGGGAGCTGGAGACCATCCGTACGGCCAACCAGAACTTCGCCAG TCAACTCCGCGAGGCCGAGGCCCGGAATCGAGACCTGGAGGCGCACGTCCGACAGCTCCAGGAGCGGATGCAGTTGCTGCAGGCTGAAGGGGCCGCAG cTGTCACGGGGGTCCCCAGTCCCCGGGCTACGGATCCACCTTCCCAT ATGGCCCCCCGGCCGTGGCTCTGGGCCAGTGCCCGCTGGTGGGGCCAGGCCCCATGCACCGCCGCCACCTGCTGCTCCCTGCCAGG GACCCTAGGCTTGGCGTATCGGAGGCGCGTTCCCTGCTCTTGTTCGCCGCTGCTCTGGCTCGTGCCGCCGCCTTGGGCTGCTCTGGGTTGGTGGCCTACGTCGGCCACCTCACCCAACTCTGGCGCCTCCCGGGAGCCGCCTTCGCCCCCTGAACCCTAG
- the DMPK gene encoding myotonin-protein kinase isoform X8 produces the protein MSAEVRLKRLQQLVLDPGFLGLEPLLDLLLGVHQELGASDLAQDKYVADFLQWVEPIAARLKEARLQRNDFEILKVIGRGAFSEVAVVKMKQTGQVYAMKIMNKWDMLKRGEVSCFREERDVLVNGDRRWITQLHFAFQDENYLYLVMEYYVGGDLLTLLSKFEERIPAEMARFYLAEIVMAIDSVHQLGYVHRDIKPDNILLDRCGHIRLADFGSCLKLRADGTVRSLVAVGTPDYLSPEILQAVGGGPGTGSYGPECDWWALGVFAYEMFYGQTPFYADSTAETYGKIVHYKDHLSLPVVDAGVPEEARDLIQRLLCPPEMRLGQGGAGDFQKHPFFFGLDWEGVRDSVPPFTPDFEGATDTCNFDVVEDGLTAMVSGGGETLSDMQEGMPLGVHLPFVGYSYSCMALRDDEVPGPRPMELEAEQLPEPPEQAPRPELPVPLPEETAEAAVSEALPEAAEAEAEVTLRELEEALEKEVLTRQSLSRELETIRTANQNFASQLREAEARNRDLEAHVRQLQERMQLLQAEGAAGP, from the exons TGGAGCCCATCGCGGCGAGGCTTAAGGAGGCCAGACTACAGAGGAATGACTTCGAGATTCTAAAGGTGATCGGGCGCGGAGCGTTCAGCGAG GTAGCGGTGGTGAAGATGAAGCAGACAGGCCAAGTGTACGCCATGAAGATCATGAATAAGTGGGACATGCTGAAGAGAGGCGAG GTGTCGTGCTTCCGCGAAGAAAGGGATGTGTTGGTGAACGGGGACCGGCGCTGGATCACGCAGCTTCACTTCGCCTTCCAGGATGAGAACTACCTG TACCTGGTCATGGAGTACTACGTGGGCGGGGACCTGCTAACGCTGCTGAGCAAGTTTGAGGAGCGGATCCCGGCCGAGATGGCGCGTTTCTACCTGGCCGAGATTGTCATGGCCATAGACTCGGTGCACCAGTTGGGCTATGTGCACAG GGACATCAAACCGGACAATATTCTGCTGGACCGCTGTGGCCACATCCGCTTGGCCGACTTTGGTTCCTGCCTCAAGTTGAGGGCAGATGGAACG GTGCGGTCGCTGGTGGCAGTGGGTACCCCGGACTACTTGTCCCCTGAGATTCTGCAGGCCGTGGGCGGCGGACCCGGGACAGGCAGCTACGGGCCTGAGTGTGACTGGTGGGCGCTGGGCGTGTTTGCCTATGAAATGTTCTACGGCCAGACGCCCTTCTACGCAGACTCCACTGCCGAGACTTATGGGAAGATAGTGCACTACAAG GATCATCTGTCTCTACCGGTGGTGGATGCAGGGGTCCCAGAGGAGGCTCGCGACCTCATCCAGAGGCTACTCTGTCCCCCGGAGATGCGGCTGGGCCAGGGTGGAGCAGGCGATTTCCAGAAGCATCCTTTCTTCTTTGGCCTCGACTGGGAGGGTGTTCGTGACAGCGTGCCCCCCTTTACGCCAGATTTTGAGGGTGCCACTGACACGTGCAACTTCGATGTGGTGGAGGACGGGCTCACTGCCATGGTGAGCGGGGGCGGG GAGACACTGTCAGACATGCAGGAAGGCATGCCGCTGGGAGTCCACCTGCCATTCGTGGGCTACTCCTACTCCTGCATGGCCCTCAG GGATGATGAggtcccaggccccaggcccatgGAACTGGAGGCCGAGCAATTGCCTGAGCCACCCGAGCAAGCACCCAGGCCAGAGCTCCCCGTGCCCCTACCAGAGGAGACT GCCGAAGCAGCAGTTTCGGAGGCTTTGCCTGAGGCAGCAGAAGCCGAGGCCGAGGTGACGCTGCGAGAGCTCGAGGAGGCCCTGGAGAAGGAGGTGCTTACCCGGCAGAGCCTGAGCCGGGAGCTGGAGACCATCCGTACGGCCAACCAGAACTTCGCCAG TCAACTCCGCGAGGCCGAGGCCCGGAATCGAGACCTGGAGGCGCACGTCCGACAGCTCCAGGAGCGGATGCAGTTGCTGCAGGCTGAAGGGGCCGCAG GACCCTAG
- the DMPK gene encoding myotonin-protein kinase isoform X6, translated as MSAEVRLKRLQQLVLDPGFLGLEPLLDLLLGVHQELGASDLAQDKYVADFLQWVEPIAARLKEARLQRNDFEILKVIGRGAFSEVAVVKMKQTGQVYAMKIMNKWDMLKRGEVSCFREERDVLVNGDRRWITQLHFAFQDENYLYLVMEYYVGGDLLTLLSKFEERIPAEMARFYLAEIVMAIDSVHQLGYVHRDIKPDNILLDRCGHIRLADFGSCLKLRADGTVRSLVAVGTPDYLSPEILQAVGGGPGTGSYGPECDWWALGVFAYEMFYGQTPFYADSTAETYGKIVHYKDHLSLPVVDAGVPEEARDLIQRLLCPPEMRLGQGGAGDFQKHPFFFGLDWEGVRDSVPPFTPDFEGATDTCNFDVVEDGLTAMETLSDMQEGMPLGVHLPFVGYSYSCMALRDDEVPGPRPMELEAEQLPEPPEQAPRPELPVPLPEETAEAAVSEALPEAAEAEAEVTLRELEEALEKEVLTRQSLSRELETIRTANQNFASQLREAEARNRDLEAHVRQLQERMQLLQAEGAAAVTGVPSPRATDPPSHLDGPPAVALGQCPLVGPGPMHRRHLLLPARDPRLGVSEARSLLLFAAALARAAALGCSGLVAYVGHLTQLWRLPGAAFAP; from the exons TGGAGCCCATCGCGGCGAGGCTTAAGGAGGCCAGACTACAGAGGAATGACTTCGAGATTCTAAAGGTGATCGGGCGCGGAGCGTTCAGCGAG GTAGCGGTGGTGAAGATGAAGCAGACAGGCCAAGTGTACGCCATGAAGATCATGAATAAGTGGGACATGCTGAAGAGAGGCGAG GTGTCGTGCTTCCGCGAAGAAAGGGATGTGTTGGTGAACGGGGACCGGCGCTGGATCACGCAGCTTCACTTCGCCTTCCAGGATGAGAACTACCTG TACCTGGTCATGGAGTACTACGTGGGCGGGGACCTGCTAACGCTGCTGAGCAAGTTTGAGGAGCGGATCCCGGCCGAGATGGCGCGTTTCTACCTGGCCGAGATTGTCATGGCCATAGACTCGGTGCACCAGTTGGGCTATGTGCACAG GGACATCAAACCGGACAATATTCTGCTGGACCGCTGTGGCCACATCCGCTTGGCCGACTTTGGTTCCTGCCTCAAGTTGAGGGCAGATGGAACG GTGCGGTCGCTGGTGGCAGTGGGTACCCCGGACTACTTGTCCCCTGAGATTCTGCAGGCCGTGGGCGGCGGACCCGGGACAGGCAGCTACGGGCCTGAGTGTGACTGGTGGGCGCTGGGCGTGTTTGCCTATGAAATGTTCTACGGCCAGACGCCCTTCTACGCAGACTCCACTGCCGAGACTTATGGGAAGATAGTGCACTACAAG GATCATCTGTCTCTACCGGTGGTGGATGCAGGGGTCCCAGAGGAGGCTCGCGACCTCATCCAGAGGCTACTCTGTCCCCCGGAGATGCGGCTGGGCCAGGGTGGAGCAGGCGATTTCCAGAAGCATCCTTTCTTCTTTGGCCTCGACTGGGAGGGTGTTCGTGACAGCGTGCCCCCCTTTACGCCAGATTTTGAGGGTGCCACTGACACGTGCAACTTCGATGTGGTGGAGGACGGGCTCACTGCCATG GAGACACTGTCAGACATGCAGGAAGGCATGCCGCTGGGAGTCCACCTGCCATTCGTGGGCTACTCCTACTCCTGCATGGCCCTCAG GGATGATGAggtcccaggccccaggcccatgGAACTGGAGGCCGAGCAATTGCCTGAGCCACCCGAGCAAGCACCCAGGCCAGAGCTCCCCGTGCCCCTACCAGAGGAGACT GCCGAAGCAGCAGTTTCGGAGGCTTTGCCTGAGGCAGCAGAAGCCGAGGCCGAGGTGACGCTGCGAGAGCTCGAGGAGGCCCTGGAGAAGGAGGTGCTTACCCGGCAGAGCCTGAGCCGGGAGCTGGAGACCATCCGTACGGCCAACCAGAACTTCGCCAG TCAACTCCGCGAGGCCGAGGCCCGGAATCGAGACCTGGAGGCGCACGTCCGACAGCTCCAGGAGCGGATGCAGTTGCTGCAGGCTGAAGGGGCCGCAG cTGTCACGGGGGTCCCCAGTCCCCGGGCTACGGATCCACCTTCCCAT CTAGATGGCCCCCCGGCCGTGGCTCTGGGCCAGTGCCCGCTGGTGGGGCCAGGCCCCATGCACCGCCGCCACCTGCTGCTCCCTGCCAGG GACCCTAGGCTTGGCGTATCGGAGGCGCGTTCCCTGCTCTTGTTCGCCGCTGCTCTGGCTCGTGCCGCCGCCTTGGGCTGCTCTGGGTTGGTGGCCTACGTCGGCCACCTCACCCAACTCTGGCGCCTCCCGGGAGCCGCCTTCGCCCCCTGA
- the DMPK gene encoding myotonin-protein kinase isoform X4 translates to MSAEVRLKRLQQLVLDPGFLGLEPLLDLLLGVHQELGASDLAQDKYVADFLQWVEPIAARLKEARLQRNDFEILKVIGRGAFSEVAVVKMKQTGQVYAMKIMNKWDMLKRGEVSCFREERDVLVNGDRRWITQLHFAFQDENYLYLVMEYYVGGDLLTLLSKFEERIPAEMARFYLAEIVMAIDSVHQLGYVHRDIKPDNILLDRCGHIRLADFGSCLKLRADGTVRSLVAVGTPDYLSPEILQAVGGGPGTGSYGPECDWWALGVFAYEMFYGQTPFYADSTAETYGKIVHYKDHLSLPVVDAGVPEEARDLIQRLLCPPEMRLGQGGAGDFQKHPFFFGLDWEGVRDSVPPFTPDFEGATDTCNFDVVEDGLTAMVSGGGETLSDMQEGMPLGVHLPFVGYSYSCMALRDDEVPGPRPMELEAEQLPEPPEQAPRPELPVPLPEETAEAAVSEALPEAAEAEAEVTLRELEEALEKEVLTRQSLSRELETIRTANQNFASQLREAEARNRDLEAHVRQLQERMQLLQAEGAAAVTGVPSPRATDPPSHLDGPPAVALGQCPLVGPGPMHRRHLLLPARDPRLGVSEARSLLLFAAALARAAALGCSGLVAYVGHLTQLWRLPGAAFAP, encoded by the exons TGGAGCCCATCGCGGCGAGGCTTAAGGAGGCCAGACTACAGAGGAATGACTTCGAGATTCTAAAGGTGATCGGGCGCGGAGCGTTCAGCGAG GTAGCGGTGGTGAAGATGAAGCAGACAGGCCAAGTGTACGCCATGAAGATCATGAATAAGTGGGACATGCTGAAGAGAGGCGAG GTGTCGTGCTTCCGCGAAGAAAGGGATGTGTTGGTGAACGGGGACCGGCGCTGGATCACGCAGCTTCACTTCGCCTTCCAGGATGAGAACTACCTG TACCTGGTCATGGAGTACTACGTGGGCGGGGACCTGCTAACGCTGCTGAGCAAGTTTGAGGAGCGGATCCCGGCCGAGATGGCGCGTTTCTACCTGGCCGAGATTGTCATGGCCATAGACTCGGTGCACCAGTTGGGCTATGTGCACAG GGACATCAAACCGGACAATATTCTGCTGGACCGCTGTGGCCACATCCGCTTGGCCGACTTTGGTTCCTGCCTCAAGTTGAGGGCAGATGGAACG GTGCGGTCGCTGGTGGCAGTGGGTACCCCGGACTACTTGTCCCCTGAGATTCTGCAGGCCGTGGGCGGCGGACCCGGGACAGGCAGCTACGGGCCTGAGTGTGACTGGTGGGCGCTGGGCGTGTTTGCCTATGAAATGTTCTACGGCCAGACGCCCTTCTACGCAGACTCCACTGCCGAGACTTATGGGAAGATAGTGCACTACAAG GATCATCTGTCTCTACCGGTGGTGGATGCAGGGGTCCCAGAGGAGGCTCGCGACCTCATCCAGAGGCTACTCTGTCCCCCGGAGATGCGGCTGGGCCAGGGTGGAGCAGGCGATTTCCAGAAGCATCCTTTCTTCTTTGGCCTCGACTGGGAGGGTGTTCGTGACAGCGTGCCCCCCTTTACGCCAGATTTTGAGGGTGCCACTGACACGTGCAACTTCGATGTGGTGGAGGACGGGCTCACTGCCATGGTGAGCGGGGGCGGG GAGACACTGTCAGACATGCAGGAAGGCATGCCGCTGGGAGTCCACCTGCCATTCGTGGGCTACTCCTACTCCTGCATGGCCCTCAG GGATGATGAggtcccaggccccaggcccatgGAACTGGAGGCCGAGCAATTGCCTGAGCCACCCGAGCAAGCACCCAGGCCAGAGCTCCCCGTGCCCCTACCAGAGGAGACT GCCGAAGCAGCAGTTTCGGAGGCTTTGCCTGAGGCAGCAGAAGCCGAGGCCGAGGTGACGCTGCGAGAGCTCGAGGAGGCCCTGGAGAAGGAGGTGCTTACCCGGCAGAGCCTGAGCCGGGAGCTGGAGACCATCCGTACGGCCAACCAGAACTTCGCCAG TCAACTCCGCGAGGCCGAGGCCCGGAATCGAGACCTGGAGGCGCACGTCCGACAGCTCCAGGAGCGGATGCAGTTGCTGCAGGCTGAAGGGGCCGCAG cTGTCACGGGGGTCCCCAGTCCCCGGGCTACGGATCCACCTTCCCAT CTAGATGGCCCCCCGGCCGTGGCTCTGGGCCAGTGCCCGCTGGTGGGGCCAGGCCCCATGCACCGCCGCCACCTGCTGCTCCCTGCCAGG GACCCTAGGCTTGGCGTATCGGAGGCGCGTTCCCTGCTCTTGTTCGCCGCTGCTCTGGCTCGTGCCGCCGCCTTGGGCTGCTCTGGGTTGGTGGCCTACGTCGGCCACCTCACCCAACTCTGGCGCCTCCCGGGAGCCGCCTTCGCCCCCTGA
- the DMPK gene encoding myotonin-protein kinase isoform X7 produces MSAEVRLKRLQQLVLDPGFLGLEPLLDLLLGVHQELGASDLAQDKYVADFLQWVEPIAARLKEARLQRNDFEILKVIGRGAFSEVAVVKMKQTGQVYAMKIMNKWDMLKRGEVSCFREERDVLVNGDRRWITQLHFAFQDENYLYLVMEYYVGGDLLTLLSKFEERIPAEMARFYLAEIVMAIDSVHQLGYVHRDIKPDNILLDRCGHIRLADFGSCLKLRADGTVRSLVAVGTPDYLSPEILQAVGGGPGTGSYGPECDWWALGVFAYEMFYGQTPFYADSTAETYGKIVHYKDHLSLPVVDAGVPEEARDLIQRLLCPPEMRLGQGGAGDFQKHPFFFGLDWEGVRDSVPPFTPDFEGATDTCNFDVVEDGLTAMVSGGGETLSDMQEGMPLGVHLPFVGYSYSCMALRDDEVPGPRPMELEAEQLPEPPEQAPRPELPVPLPEETAEAAVSEALPEAAEAEAEVTLRELEEALEKEVLTRQSLSRELETIRTANQNFASQLREAEARNRDLEAHVRQLQERMQLLQAEGAADGPPAVALGQCPLVGPGPMHRRHLLLPARDPRLGVSEARSLLLFAAALARAAALGCSGLVAYVGHLTQLWRLPGAAFAP; encoded by the exons TGGAGCCCATCGCGGCGAGGCTTAAGGAGGCCAGACTACAGAGGAATGACTTCGAGATTCTAAAGGTGATCGGGCGCGGAGCGTTCAGCGAG GTAGCGGTGGTGAAGATGAAGCAGACAGGCCAAGTGTACGCCATGAAGATCATGAATAAGTGGGACATGCTGAAGAGAGGCGAG GTGTCGTGCTTCCGCGAAGAAAGGGATGTGTTGGTGAACGGGGACCGGCGCTGGATCACGCAGCTTCACTTCGCCTTCCAGGATGAGAACTACCTG TACCTGGTCATGGAGTACTACGTGGGCGGGGACCTGCTAACGCTGCTGAGCAAGTTTGAGGAGCGGATCCCGGCCGAGATGGCGCGTTTCTACCTGGCCGAGATTGTCATGGCCATAGACTCGGTGCACCAGTTGGGCTATGTGCACAG GGACATCAAACCGGACAATATTCTGCTGGACCGCTGTGGCCACATCCGCTTGGCCGACTTTGGTTCCTGCCTCAAGTTGAGGGCAGATGGAACG GTGCGGTCGCTGGTGGCAGTGGGTACCCCGGACTACTTGTCCCCTGAGATTCTGCAGGCCGTGGGCGGCGGACCCGGGACAGGCAGCTACGGGCCTGAGTGTGACTGGTGGGCGCTGGGCGTGTTTGCCTATGAAATGTTCTACGGCCAGACGCCCTTCTACGCAGACTCCACTGCCGAGACTTATGGGAAGATAGTGCACTACAAG GATCATCTGTCTCTACCGGTGGTGGATGCAGGGGTCCCAGAGGAGGCTCGCGACCTCATCCAGAGGCTACTCTGTCCCCCGGAGATGCGGCTGGGCCAGGGTGGAGCAGGCGATTTCCAGAAGCATCCTTTCTTCTTTGGCCTCGACTGGGAGGGTGTTCGTGACAGCGTGCCCCCCTTTACGCCAGATTTTGAGGGTGCCACTGACACGTGCAACTTCGATGTGGTGGAGGACGGGCTCACTGCCATGGTGAGCGGGGGCGGG GAGACACTGTCAGACATGCAGGAAGGCATGCCGCTGGGAGTCCACCTGCCATTCGTGGGCTACTCCTACTCCTGCATGGCCCTCAG GGATGATGAggtcccaggccccaggcccatgGAACTGGAGGCCGAGCAATTGCCTGAGCCACCCGAGCAAGCACCCAGGCCAGAGCTCCCCGTGCCCCTACCAGAGGAGACT GCCGAAGCAGCAGTTTCGGAGGCTTTGCCTGAGGCAGCAGAAGCCGAGGCCGAGGTGACGCTGCGAGAGCTCGAGGAGGCCCTGGAGAAGGAGGTGCTTACCCGGCAGAGCCTGAGCCGGGAGCTGGAGACCATCCGTACGGCCAACCAGAACTTCGCCAG TCAACTCCGCGAGGCCGAGGCCCGGAATCGAGACCTGGAGGCGCACGTCCGACAGCTCCAGGAGCGGATGCAGTTGCTGCAGGCTGAAGGGGCCGCAG ATGGCCCCCCGGCCGTGGCTCTGGGCCAGTGCCCGCTGGTGGGGCCAGGCCCCATGCACCGCCGCCACCTGCTGCTCCCTGCCAGG GACCCTAGGCTTGGCGTATCGGAGGCGCGTTCCCTGCTCTTGTTCGCCGCTGCTCTGGCTCGTGCCGCCGCCTTGGGCTGCTCTGGGTTGGTGGCCTACGTCGGCCACCTCACCCAACTCTGGCGCCTCCCGGGAGCCGCCTTCGCCCCCTGA